The following proteins are encoded in a genomic region of Oncorhynchus keta strain PuntledgeMale-10-30-2019 chromosome 8, Oket_V2, whole genome shotgun sequence:
- the msgn1 gene encoding mesogenin-1, with translation MESVSEDIANMDCDIEVVTSKMLSEWDWKTQERAFGNGHDSLESTSPESSFDSMCSSPEMSSSSTGHQSFGNVSYGLTGHSPTPCATLKQIKPKMSTKRRMKASEREKMRMRSLAEALHQLRDYLPPDYSKRGQPLTKIQTLKYTIEYINELSDILNHA, from the coding sequence ATGGAGAGCGTGTCTGAGGATATTGCTAACATGGACTGTGACATTGAAGTTGTTACCTCAAAAATGCTTTCTGAATGGGATTGGAAGACGCAGGAAAGGGCTTTTGGGAACGGGCATGATTCTCTTGAATCCACATCACCAGAATCATCATTCGATTCAATGTGCTCTTCGCCCGAGATGTCCTCAAGCTCAACTGGGCATCAGAGCTTCGGAAATGTATCCTATGGTTTAACAGGACACAGCCCAACCCCGTGCGCAACGTTGAAACAAATCAAACCGAAGATGTCGACCAAGAGACGCATGAAGGCGAGCGAGAGGGAGAAGATGCGAATGAGGAGCCTAGCAGAAGCTTTGCACCAGCTCCGCGACTACTTGCCTCCAGATTACAGTAAAAGGGGACAACCTCTGACCAAAATTCAAACTCTCAAATACACCATTGAGTATATAAATGAACTTTCGGACATCCTCAACCACGCGTAA